The genomic window CAAACTTATCCCATCAAGCGCTATCGACCCCTTATCCACAACCAGATAGCTATATTCTTCCGGGAATGTTACATCTATAGATACTTCGCCTGACGCGCGCCTTACATCTTTTACTCTGCCCACACAATCTATGTGGCCCGTAACAAAATGTCCGCCGATAGAGCCGCCGGCTTTAAGAGCGTCTTCCAGATTCACAAGGTCCTGCGGCTTAAGCTTCCCCAAAGTTGTCTTTCGCATAGTTTCGGCCATGACGTCGAACTTGATAATATTCTTATCTTTTTCGGTAAGAGTAAGGCATGCTCCGTTGACCGAAACGCTGTCGCCTATTATAAGGCCGGAAGCGATATCCTTTGCCTCAATGGATAGTTTATAAATATTGCCCAACCCCGATATACCGCGAAGAGAGCCTAATTCTTTTATTATACCTGTAAACATTATTTCTCGGCCTCGATCAAGATATCTTTTTCAAAACGTTTTATCTTTGTTATTTTAAAATTTTGCGCTTCCTTAATTTTTGCCGCGCCTTCCCCCTCAACGGCTGTTATGGCCTGCCTGCCGCCGATGATCTTGCCGGACACAAATATAAGCATCTTGTCAACCAAACCCTTTTCTATAAGGCCGGATATAAGCTCTCCGCCGCCTTCTACAAGAATATGCATAATACCTTTTTTAGCCAGTGCTTTAAGTAATCTTTCCAGGTCCGCGCGTTTATTGTATCCTAATATTGATGATGCGAGTATTACCGGAGACCTGCGCGAGGTGGAAAATATGTCGGCGCTTGCGGGAATCTTTGAACGGCCGTCCACGATAATCCTTGCGGGCTGCCTGCCCTTAGACGTCCTGCTTAAAAGAATAGGGTTATCTTTTATTACCGTATTAGCGCCCACCATCACGGCATCCGCGTTTGCGCGCAATTTCTGCACATAATCTCTTGAATCTTCCGATGATATCCACTTTGAGTCTCCGCTCTTAGTAGCTATCTTCCCGTCAAGGCTCTGCGCCACTTTAACTACCACATACGGCAACTTCTTTGTTATAAACTTTATATATGGCTTATTTATATATTCCGCTTCTTCGCGAAGAACACCGCACGATATACCGATTCCGTATTTTTTTAACTTCTTAATGCCCTTCCCATTGTTAAGAGGGTTTGGGTCCTTCATTCCTATAACAACTTTTTTTATACCGCTTTCTATTATTGCCTCGGTGCATGGGCCCGTTCTGCCGAAATGATCACACGGCTCTAAAGTCACATATAAAGTCGAGCCCTTAGCTTTTGTCCCGGCCTGTCTTAGCGCATTGATCTCGGCATGCGGCAAACCGCACTTTTTGTGATAACCCTTGCCTATAATTCTACTATTTTTGACTATCACAGCACCCACAATTGGATTAGGGCTCGTTCTACCTTCGGCCTTTTTAGCTAATTTTATCGCGAGGCGTATATATTTCTCATGAATATTCATATTGTAATTTGTGACTTAACCTGCGTTTTCTTGCTTTATTTTAGTTGCTTCAGCTTTAAGCTTTTCCACTAACTCATATGGTACCCTTATCGTCCCCATAAGGATCCTGCCC from Candidatus Omnitrophota bacterium includes these protein-coding regions:
- a CDS encoding riboflavin synthase is translated as MFTGIIKELGSLRGISGLGNIYKLSIEAKDIASGLIIGDSVSVNGACLTLTEKDKNIIKFDVMAETMRKTTLGKLKPQDLVNLEDALKAGGSIGGHFVTGHIDCVGRVKDVRRASGEVSIDVTFPEEYSYLVVDKGSIALDGISLTIGKVLKNSVTVYIIPHTLKITTLGAKRIGDEINIEFDIIGKYVANNNKFEKA
- the ribD gene encoding bifunctional diaminohydroxyphosphoribosylaminopyrimidine deaminase/5-amino-6-(5-phosphoribosylamino)uracil reductase RibD gives rise to the protein MNIHEKYIRLAIKLAKKAEGRTSPNPIVGAVIVKNSRIIGKGYHKKCGLPHAEINALRQAGTKAKGSTLYVTLEPCDHFGRTGPCTEAIIESGIKKVVIGMKDPNPLNNGKGIKKLKKYGIGISCGVLREEAEYINKPYIKFITKKLPYVVVKVAQSLDGKIATKSGDSKWISSEDSRDYVQKLRANADAVMVGANTVIKDNPILLSRTSKGRQPARIIVDGRSKIPASADIFSTSRRSPVILASSILGYNKRADLERLLKALAKKGIMHILVEGGGELISGLIEKGLVDKMLIFVSGKIIGGRQAITAVEGEGAAKIKEAQNFKITKIKRFEKDILIEAEK